From Mesorhizobium sp. Pch-S:
CAACGACAATGTGCGCTGGGTCTACCTCGACATCGGCAAGTTCGGCGGTCTCGCCGAGACGATGGACGAGGCGATCCGTTACCCGATCGTGACCGCGCGTGACGAGGATGAGAAGGCGCTCTGCGTGCTCGCCGGCCCGACCTGCGATTCGGCCGACGTCATGTACGAAAAGGCACCGTATCCGCTGCCACTGTCGCTCACCATCGGCGACGAAGTGCTGATTGAGGGCACCGGCGCCTACACGACCACCTATTCGGCGGTTGCGTTCAACGGCTTCGAGCCGCTCCGATCCTACGTGATCTGACGGGCGGACAGCCCGTCAGATCACCCGATCGCCGGTGCCTTTGGGCGCCGGCGGTGGGTTCGCTTGTGGAACAGTTCTCCGCTCGTGAAGGATCGCGGAAATGGACATTGCCAAAACCCTGCCGGCAGCGTTGCCTGCCATTCTCATCACGGCCGAAGCCGCGGCCGATGTTGCCGCACGCGAAGCGCTGCTCGACCGAGCCATGGGAGCGGGACGCAAGCGCAAGTCGTCGGAAAAGCTGCGGCGTGGACGCCGCGCTTCCGAAGGGCTTGCCTTTGTTGCGCGCAATGAAGGCGGTGCTGTCGTCGGGACCGTGCGGCTGTGGGATGTCCGCCTGGGCGACCAGGGTGGAGCAGCGTTGCTGCTCGGCCCGCTCGCCGTCGATCCGACCGTCAAGAGCGCCGGCATCGGTTCGGCGCTGATGCATCATGCCATCGCGGAAGCGGCTCGCCTTGGCCACCGGGTGATCCTGCTTGTCGGCGATGCCCCTTATTACGCGCGTTTCGGCTTCTCGGCCGAAAAGACCGGCCGGCTGGCGATGCCCGGTCCCTACGAGCGCGATCGCTTCCTGGCGCTGGAACTGGCGCCGGGTGCACTGGATGGTGCCCGGGGCACCTTGAGGGCTTCAGGGCGCAAGGCAGGCGAGCGCACGGCGATGAGGGTCGCAGCAGCCTGAAACGGCAGGGCTGGAGCGTTTCCGTTCTTCTAAGGAAACGCTCTGACTTGTCGTTTGTGCAATTCCGGACGGAAAACCGTTGCGCAGCTTCCTGGAACTGCTCTCGACGGCGGCAGGCGGGTTTCGGCTCACTGTTGCCGCAACTGCCATCAGCGCCAGCAGATGCTGCCTAGGAACGCGCTCCGCTGTTAGAG
This genomic window contains:
- a CDS encoding N-acetyltransferase, which translates into the protein MDIAKTLPAALPAILITAEAAADVAAREALLDRAMGAGRKRKSSEKLRRGRRASEGLAFVARNEGGAVVGTVRLWDVRLGDQGGAALLLGPLAVDPTVKSAGIGSALMHHAIAEAARLGHRVILLVGDAPYYARFGFSAEKTGRLAMPGPYERDRFLALELAPGALDGARGTLRASGRKAGERTAMRVAAA